From Mucilaginibacter gotjawali:
CCCGTGAAAGGTTATAGTGTTATTACGTATAAAAATACTAGAAATTACAATAGCAAAACAATTTATTTTAAATAAAAACTGAAAGACAAAAAAGGATATTTCACGGGTAAGCACAGCCTTTGAAAGCACCATGCACCGAAAAAAAAAGGCCCCGAAAAATCGGGGCCTTTGTATGCATATTAATAAAAACTATTGATGAACATATTCGTCAATAATTGCACGTGACGCTGTTTGGAAATAAATCCTGAACAACTTCAATGATTGTGCATAAGTATATTCTACACCGGAATTAAACACAAGTGTTTTGGGCACAAACATAGGGCTTGTTACAACTGTTATATTGGTAGCCCAAGGCCCGCTTGAGATATCATCCGGCAAAAATCGAACTTTCCAGTTGGAATATGTCGCAGTTGGCCCTGAACCTGTTTTCGTAAACGTAATATCATAACGAGGCCCAGTATAGTAATCGGTACTGACTGTCAATTCGGTGGGGCTTACCGGGCTCATAATTACTTGCCCATGGTCTACCCTGTTCGATGAAGGCGACGTTGTACTATCAGGAGTTTCCCACCTGGTGTAATAATGCTCATAAGTTCCGGCAAAATCATTACCGATAAAGTGATAGTAATGAGCGTTAAAGTTTCCACTTACAACACCATTTGAAGCGCTTACCAATTTAATCGGTAACATGTAGCTTTTTGAAGGATCAAGCTGGTTCTTGTAAACAGTCACCAAAACAGAATCCAAACGACCACCGGCCGGTATTGTTCCTGACAGCTTTGCTGCGTTACCTTTAAGGTCTGTGATCTTATACGAACCAGCTGGCATTTCCAGATATGTAATGGCCGTATTAGCTGTATTATAAGCAGTCAACAACGAATTATCAACAGCAATTGTATAATTAGTTGCCGTTGATAAGGGCTTGGCAGAAGCCACGTTAATGCCAAATGCCATCGTAACCGTATCACCAGCTGTGGTTACTGCATCCCTGCTAAAATATTGAAGGCCCGACCAGGGTAATTCTATAACCGTTCCGATCCCGGAAAAATCCGTATTTGGCTTATCCTTCAGGCACGAGGATATAGAGAGCGAAAACGCTGCCAAGACTAAAATAAATATTATTTTTTTCATTTTCTTTAAAATTTAAATTTACAAAATTATGGCATCCAAAATATCTTCGAATTCAAGGCTTCCGTTCCGGTGCCGCCATCAGGTACATTCGCGCTGTTATAGCTCAATTCGCTGGTAGGATAAGGGAACCGGTATGGAATATGATCAACGGTAACACCCGGATACGCGGAAACTGGTATTCTAGGAATACCCAACCTTCTGTAATTGCTGTATGATTCAAGCGGGTCAAGGCTATTGCAAGCAGCCCATTCCTGGGTAATGATAGCTTTAATCGGATCAGAAGCCAATGCGAAATTAGCAACCGGATCAGCTTGTGCCATGTACGCGTCAGCAGTCGCTTTATCAGATCCTAATATGCGGAAAGACTCTTCTACACCCGCCTTATAAGAATCGGCAGCCGATCCGGCAATATACCCGCGTTGCTGTGCTTCGGCAAGCAAAAATAAGCTTTCGAAAGCCGGGATAATCGGCGAAGATTCGCTGGCGGATGCATTTAAACCAAAACCGGTAAGGCCTGAGATCACACTGTTTGCTTCGTTACCGTTCTGACTGCCGTATAGCCGTCCATGGATCATACCATCGGCATCTGCCGGCAGGTAAAACATGGTATCGCGCAAATCGTTATGGGCATGGTAAAAGTCTACACCATATTTATTTGCCCTGAAATATTTCTCGTTATATCCGGGTTGACCAGTAGAAGTTTTTACCACATCAATATACAATGGATTTTCAGCATTGTCAGCAGCGCTTGAATATCCTGGATTGATCGATGCGTCTTCGCCAGCGCCTAAGAAGTCATCAGCGGTATAACCCGACAATGCCGATTTTACACCTGCATCGCCCAATGAGCCATTTGCAGAACTGGCAGTTTGGCGCATCAGCATTTTTAGTTTTAAAGTATTGCCGAATTTTACCCACATGCCCATATCTCCCTTGAACATGATATCATAGTTTCCCGGAGAAACAGCTCCCGGGTTTGCCTTGATGGCAGCCACAGCCGAGTCGATTTTTGCAATACATGCCTTGTAAATAGTAGCACCGTCATCGTATTTGTAGGAGAAAGTGCTGTTTGGCACTAATGCTCCGGTATAAGGCGCTTTGTTGTAAAGATCAACAATCCGCTGATAAACAAAAGCGGTCATAATCATACCAATGGCTTTGTAATTAACCAGAGTAGCATCTGTTGATGAAGCTTTAATCAACTGGTGGTAATTACTCAGGTTATTAAACCCCATATCCCAGTTACCCGCACCGGTACCGCTGGTTAGCTGGTAAAGCACGTAAGTATTACTTGGGGTATAGGCCCCGCTTTGTGTCCAGTAGCCCATCCAGTTATTGATCATATCCTGGTTGCCCCCAACGCCACCAACTGCTGAATACATCAGGTTGGCTGTACCGGATAAACTGGCAGACAGTGAAAATTTCGGAAGAACACTTGAAGGTGCATTCGGGCTGGTGCCATTTATATCAAATGTACCTTTCTTACATCCAGCCACTCCTGCTAACACTGCTGCTGCCGATAGCAGGGCAATGTTTACTTTTCGCTTAAATATCGTTATTGTTTTCATTTTTGTTAATCTTATAAAGTTACAGACAATGTTGTACTGAATATCCTTGTTGGTGGCAACTGGTTTAATGAGGTAGTACCTACACCGTTACCTGTATCATTGCTAAATTCAGGGTCAGTAAACTTATTAGTTGATGGAACGAACATTAATAGATTACGTCCGGAAACTGTTATTGTAACAGCTTTCACAAATTTTATGTCGCTTATTAATTGTTTCGGCAATGAATAAGATAAGGCAACTTCACGTAGTTTCCATGCAGCAGCACTGGTAACATAGTTAGCATCTATACTTTGGTATAAAGTTGGCCAAAAGTTAAAGTTGCCATCCTGTACTTCCACGTTAGTATTTGGTACATAAGCTCCGTTAACCAGGTACTCTGAATTGGGGAACACAAAACGCTGACGGCCTGCAATGGCTGAAGTAATACTGGTACCGCTATGGTCAAGCGTAGTACCCAGGTTTGAGTTGTAGATAACATAACCACCGCGATAGTCAGCAGTCATTTGGAAAGAGAAGCTCTTATATTTAAATGTAGTACTGAAACCTATCAGGTCTGAAGGAACTGATTGGCCAAGGATGCTTAATTTACTTGCCCTGGTTGGTAAACCTGTGTTAGGGTCAACAATTACCTTGCCGTTAGCAGGATCGCGGGTCCAGTCGTAACCTTCGAGTTCAGGATAAGAATGACCTACCACTGCCCATGCAGCGTTGCCAATCGGCAGGGCGTTAACACCAGAAACTATACTTTCAACATTGCTTGACTGGTGTGTCCAGTTAACGCCTATTTTCCAGTTAATGTTTCCTGTTTTAATAACAGTACCGCTCAAATCAAGTTCCAAACCTTTGTTGCTGGTGTTTGCAGCGTTTAATAATGCTGTAGTGAAACCTGAAGCGCCTGAAACGTTGGCAAACACGATACCATCTTTAGTTTTTGACTGGTAGTAAGAAGCGGCCAGATTGATGCGGTCGTTTAAGAAACCTAAGTCTAAACCAACTTCATCTTCAGTAACTTTTTCAGGTTTAATATTCGGGTTAGCAATCGTTGTATTGAGTGAGTAACCCGCTATACCGGAGCTTGCATAAGGGAAACCGTATGCAGCGCCCAAAGTAGGGTCGGTACGGTAAGCACCGAAGGCTATGTATTGAGAACCATTGGCAAGCGGCGAAACGTTACCAGTTAAAGAGTGTGCATAACGTACTTTAGCGAAATTCAAGACACCATTGTCTGTCATTCCTTTAAACATTTCACTTAAAACAAGTGATCCGTCGATATCATAATAAGGGATGTAGTGGTTAGCTTTTGATAACCTTGAGTCAAGGTCAGTCCTGAATGAACCGTGTACATAGGCAAAATCTTTGTACCCGAAAGTACCTTCCGCAAAATAACCGATCTTACGGGCTTCATAGGAATATTGCCCGCCTACACTAGGGGTTCCGGAAAAGTTTTGGGTATTGTAAGGCAAAGTAACCAAAGCTCCCTGATTGATAGGTGTATTGGTGATCTTATTCTCGATGTAAGCGATACCTGCTGTACCATTAAAGCTGAAATCTTTCGCAAATTTGGTATTAAAGCTTGCAAGGAAGTCAGAAGTGAACAGCAAATTGTTAAAATCATCTAAACCATATGATGGCGGCGCATCATTGGCAGAATATTTTGTACCTGAATCTTCCGCCTTAACTATACCGGTACCTTGTGAGTTTGAATAATAAATAGTATCGTTTGATTTTGAAAAGTCGCTGTAGGTGATGCCCGCATCTTTAACTTCAGACCTGGCCTGGATGTTCTCTAAAGATGAACGGTAAGTTAAGCTAACCCATTTCCAAGGTTTCAGGGTTAATGCTACGTTGGCATTGATGTGGTTCTCAATATCAAGGTATCTTGTTTGAGCGATGATCTGTCCAGGGCTATAATAATAGTCATTATAATAGGTGTCAGGATTGCCGTATTTGCTGTCAACATTTTTCAGGTCAGCAACAGGAACGTGTAAAGGAGACTCTAACAAGTCATCATAAACACCACCGCTGTTGGTTACATTTTTATTAACATAAGTGTAAGTAGCTGAATACGTAGCTGAGAAGATGCCGTATTTTTTATCGCCGCCGATGCGGAAGATATCCCTGCGGCCAATATCATGCGGTGTTACGCTGGTGCTGTTGATGTCCTGTGCAGACATGTGGAAGCTGCCGTTCTCATCACCTGAATCGTAAGAAAAGTTCTGGTGTGTGGTAAGACCTGTATTGAAAAAGTCTCTTTTTTGGTTCTTAACCGCAGCATAAGGTACCATTTCAACTGATCCATCAGGAAGCGGACGACCCAGGGGAACCATTTTACCGTTAAATAACGGACCGTAACTCTGGTTTTCGTAAGGAATGTAAGTTCTAAGGTCGTTAAAATCATTTACATAAAGCTCACCACCGTTACTACCGAATTGGTTTTGGAATTTCGGCAGGTATGAAACAGTTTCGATATCAGCAGTAGATGATAACGTTACGCTGGTTGCCCTTGCACCATGTTTGGTGGTGATAACGATAACACCATTAGATGCATCAGAACCGTAAACAGCAGAAGCTGAAGAGCCTTTCAGCACGTCAGTTGACTGGATGTCTTCAGGGTTCAGGGTGCTGATGTCACTGTAATAGATAGATCCGTCAACAACGATCAGTGGTTGGTTGTTACCCAGTAACGACCTGTTACCACGGAGTGTGATACGGGTTGGCGCAAATATACCTGCATTAACCGTATTTACCTGCAAACCAGAAACCTTACCTGTTAAACCATTTGCAACACTGATAGGCTTTGCGGTATTAATGTCGGCGCCGGTTACTTTAGTGGTAGAGTAACCTAAAGAAGCGGCCTGACGCTGGATACCAAATGAAGTAACAACAACTTCAGTCAGCTGCCTTGAAGCAGGCACCAATTTAGCGTTTAGTACAGCAGCTGTACCTACCGGTAATTCAAGTGGGGTGTACCCAACGAATGTGAATACCAACGTTGCTCCTGCCGGAACTGACAGTGTATACTTACCTGCCACGCTGGTCTGGGTACCTATAGAGGTCCCCTTTAATTTTACTGTTACTCCCGGAATGGGTTGACCATCATCAGAGGCCGTAACCGTACCAGTAACTGTACGGTTTTGTGCAAATACCTGTGTAATGCATAACATCAGGAAACACAAACTTACTAGTAGAAGTTTTTTCATGTTTGTTAATAATAAGATCAGTTAATAGTTAATTAGTTATAAAAGTAGTGTTAGCTTATCAAAAACACAAATAAAATGTTAAAAAAGTTAAAAAAAGTTAAAATTTTAACACTATTTGAGGCTTTATAAAAAATTATAGTACTATGTATTGCATAATACAATCTAAAACATATATCTTTGTGTTATGATTGTTGAAAACACACAAACCCAAATGCGGAAAGGAATACTGGAGTATTGCATACTTTCCATTATAGCAAAGGGGGAGACTTACGCTTCGGATATTATCGCGGAGCTGAAAAAGGCCCAACTGCTTGTTGTTGAGGGTACTCTATACCCTTTGTTAACCCGTTTAAAAAACAATGGCCTGCTTACCTATAACTGGGTTGAGTCAACATCCGGCCCACCCCGCAAATACTATGTACTGTCAGACGAAGGGCGGAACGTCCTGAACCAATTAGATAAAACATGGGAAGAATTAGCATTTGCCGTAAAGACAGCTATCGGGGACAGAAAATGAAGGTGAAAGCCTTAAGCGAAAAGGTGAAAGCAAAAATGTAAAAAC
This genomic window contains:
- a CDS encoding DUF1735 domain-containing protein, whose protein sequence is MKKIIFILVLAAFSLSISSCLKDKPNTDFSGIGTVIELPWSGLQYFSRDAVTTAGDTVTMAFGINVASAKPLSTATNYTIAVDNSLLTAYNTANTAITYLEMPAGSYKITDLKGNAAKLSGTIPAGGRLDSVLVTVYKNQLDPSKSYMLPIKLVSASNGVVSGNFNAHYYHFIGNDFAGTYEHYYTRWETPDSTTSPSSNRVDHGQVIMSPVSPTELTVSTDYYTGPRYDITFTKTGSGPTATYSNWKVRFLPDDISSGPWATNITVVTSPMFVPKTLVFNSGVEYTYAQSLKLFRIYFQTASRAIIDEYVHQ
- a CDS encoding SusD/RagB family nutrient-binding outer membrane lipoprotein; the encoded protein is MKTITIFKRKVNIALLSAAAVLAGVAGCKKGTFDINGTSPNAPSSVLPKFSLSASLSGTANLMYSAVGGVGGNQDMINNWMGYWTQSGAYTPSNTYVLYQLTSGTGAGNWDMGFNNLSNYHQLIKASSTDATLVNYKAIGMIMTAFVYQRIVDLYNKAPYTGALVPNSTFSYKYDDGATIYKACIAKIDSAVAAIKANPGAVSPGNYDIMFKGDMGMWVKFGNTLKLKMLMRQTASSANGSLGDAGVKSALSGYTADDFLGAGEDASINPGYSSAADNAENPLYIDVVKTSTGQPGYNEKYFRANKYGVDFYHAHNDLRDTMFYLPADADGMIHGRLYGSQNGNEANSVISGLTGFGLNASASESSPIIPAFESLFLLAEAQQRGYIAGSAADSYKAGVEESFRILGSDKATADAYMAQADPVANFALASDPIKAIITQEWAACNSLDPLESYSNYRRLGIPRIPVSAYPGVTVDHIPYRFPYPTSELSYNSANVPDGGTGTEALNSKIFWMP
- a CDS encoding SusC/RagA family TonB-linked outer membrane protein; protein product: MKKLLLVSLCFLMLCITQVFAQNRTVTGTVTASDDGQPIPGVTVKLKGTSIGTQTSVAGKYTLSVPAGATLVFTFVGYTPLELPVGTAAVLNAKLVPASRQLTEVVVTSFGIQRQAASLGYSTTKVTGADINTAKPISVANGLTGKVSGLQVNTVNAGIFAPTRITLRGNRSLLGNNQPLIVVDGSIYYSDISTLNPEDIQSTDVLKGSSASAVYGSDASNGVIVITTKHGARATSVTLSSTADIETVSYLPKFQNQFGSNGGELYVNDFNDLRTYIPYENQSYGPLFNGKMVPLGRPLPDGSVEMVPYAAVKNQKRDFFNTGLTTHQNFSYDSGDENGSFHMSAQDINSTSVTPHDIGRRDIFRIGGDKKYGIFSATYSATYTYVNKNVTNSGGVYDDLLESPLHVPVADLKNVDSKYGNPDTYYNDYYYSPGQIIAQTRYLDIENHINANVALTLKPWKWVSLTYRSSLENIQARSEVKDAGITYSDFSKSNDTIYYSNSQGTGIVKAEDSGTKYSANDAPPSYGLDDFNNLLFTSDFLASFNTKFAKDFSFNGTAGIAYIENKITNTPINQGALVTLPYNTQNFSGTPSVGGQYSYEARKIGYFAEGTFGYKDFAYVHGSFRTDLDSRLSKANHYIPYYDIDGSLVLSEMFKGMTDNGVLNFAKVRYAHSLTGNVSPLANGSQYIAFGAYRTDPTLGAAYGFPYASSGIAGYSLNTTIANPNIKPEKVTEDEVGLDLGFLNDRINLAASYYQSKTKDGIVFANVSGASGFTTALLNAANTSNKGLELDLSGTVIKTGNINWKIGVNWTHQSSNVESIVSGVNALPIGNAAWAVVGHSYPELEGYDWTRDPANGKVIVDPNTGLPTRASKLSILGQSVPSDLIGFSTTFKYKSFSFQMTADYRGGYVIYNSNLGTTLDHSGTSITSAIAGRQRFVFPNSEYLVNGAYVPNTNVEVQDGNFNFWPTLYQSIDANYVTSAAAWKLREVALSYSLPKQLISDIKFVKAVTITVSGRNLLMFVPSTNKFTDPEFSNDTGNGVGTTSLNQLPPTRIFSTTLSVTL
- a CDS encoding PadR family transcriptional regulator, which encodes MIVENTQTQMRKGILEYCILSIIAKGETYASDIIAELKKAQLLVVEGTLYPLLTRLKNNGLLTYNWVESTSGPPRKYYVLSDEGRNVLNQLDKTWEELAFAVKTAIGDRK